The region ACCATACTGATTTACCACATAATACCCAGGTTCGTTAGATAGGACCATTCCCGGAAGCAACTCCTGAGGATTAAGATCTTTACGGATACTCTGTGGACCTTCATGAACATTCATAAAGCTTCCGACACCATGTCCGGTTCCGTGATTGTAATCTTTACCCGCCATCCATAACGGTAACCTTGCAAAAGCATCCAGCTGTACACCTCTGGTTCCTTTCGGGAACTTCACCATAGAAAGCCTGATCATCCCTTGTAATACCAATGTTGAGTCTTTCTTAAACTCATCGGTTACAGCTCCTAATGCCAAACTACGGGTAATGTCAGTTGTTCCCTCAAGATACTGACCACCGGAATCTACAAGAATACTGCTGTCATTGGTTACTTCTTTGCTGCCTTCGGCTTTTGCAGAGTAGTGGATAATAGCACCATTACCTTTGTAACCAATAATACTGCTGAAGCTCTCACCTACGAAGTTTGCACCCTCAGCACGGAAGCCTCTTAGTTTCTCACCAATGCTGTATTCATTCATCGGTTCTTTACCTGCCTGATGTGTTAGCCAGTACAGGAATTTTACCATAGCGACACCGTCTCTTACCATTACGGTACGGAAACCTTCTAGTTCAGCTTCATTTTTCTGAGCCTTCATTAGGTTACCCGGAACAGCAGCTTTAATAAAAGTGTTAGCATCTTTCAGTGTATCGAAAACTGACTGATTGCTGTTTGGGGAAACAAGAATATTTTGTTGTTTGATCTGTTTCAGGTGATTGAAAAATTCATCGTAAGGCATCATCTTCACTCCGGCATCATCCATTTGTCTGCGTGCCTCGGTGTCCAGTTTTTCGAGATCAGTGAAAAGGATCGCATCGTTTTTAGACAATACAATATAACCTAAGAATACAGGATTAGACTGTACGTCGCTTCCTCTGAGGTTCAGTGTCCATGCCACATCATCCAGACTGGAAATAATATGTACATCGGCATGCTGATCTTCCATTTTCTGGCGGATAGCAGCAATCTTATCTTGAACTGACTGTCCGGCTCTTTCTACCGGATGTACATAGATAGGATTCTTGGCTGGAGTACCACGATCTGTCCAGATTTCTTTTAGTAAAGGCAGATCTGTAAGGCTAATATTTTTAGCGCTGAATTTTGCATCCAGAGCTTCCCAGTTGCTGTGAGAAGTCGCCAGAGCATTTACGGCTACTTTACCACCTGCAGGGATTTCAGAAATAATCCAGTCGATATAATTTGGTGTTCCTTCGATACCATCTTTGAATAAATCGATACCCGAACCTTCCAACTCAATAGGAGCCTGCGTAAAGTATCTTCCGTCTGTCCATAATCCGGCTTTATCTTTAGTGATAACCACAAATCCTGCGGAACCAGTAAATCCTGAAAGCCATGATCTTTCCTGCCATTCCTGAGGTAAGTATTCACTCATATGAGGGTCTGCTGAATAGACAATGAAAGCATCGATATTATTGTTGTGCATTGCACTACGCAATGCTGCAATTTTTTCTTTTGAAGTCATAACTAAGATTGAATTTTGCGGGGTGAAGTTACGAAATTACGGAGGTATAACAGTGAATAGAAAGGGATAAAATTTAACAATAATTATTTTTTAAGTAACCCCAATTACGGTGTTTAGTAAAGACGGATTTTAGCTTTAAGAACTGATAATAAAATCTCTGATTTTTAACTTACGTGTACTTTAATAATAAATGAAGGTATAAATCTCATGTGTCTAAAGTGTTTAAAAAAAACAATACTCCGCGTATTTTATGTTTATAACTTAGTTTGCAGAGACATAGTACCATTGAATTTTGTAATATTTTAATGGTTCTCGGAGTATATTTTTTGTTGTTTTCAGCCTGTAGAACAGAATAGATATTTTATCTGATATATTTTAAAAAGTGGCTTTTATGTCGTAAATTTGTGAGAATAAATCTAAAAAATTATGTCAAAAGCAATTTCGCAAGTGCCTTTTGCACAAAACGAACCGGTAAAAACATACGCTCCAGGCTCTGAAGAAGTAAAAAGCCTGATCGCTACATACAAAAAAATGTATGCTGAAGAACTGGAAATACCAATGGTTATCGGTGGGAAAAACGTTACAACAAAAGAGAAAGTAACGATCCATCCGCCACACGACCACAAACATACTGTAGGCTTTTATCACCAGGGAACTATGAAGCATGTTGATGAGGCTATTAAAGCAGCATTAGCAGCTAAAAAACAATGGAATGACCTTGGATGGGAGCAAAGAGCAGCGATCTTCTTGAAGGCAGCAGACCTTATTGCTGGACCTTACAGAGACAGAATCAATGCAGCAACTATGATCGGACAGTCTAAGAATGTTCATCAGGCTGAAATTGATGCAGCTTGTGAATTAATTGACTTTTTACGTTTCAATGTAGAGTTCATGACTGAGCTTTATGCTGAGCAGCCGGTATCTGATGCAGGAATCTGGAACAGAGCTGAATACAGACCATTAGAAGGTTTCTGTTTTGCAGTAACGCCTTTCAACTTTACAGCTATTTCTGCTAACTTACCATCTTGTATGGCATTAATGGGTAACGTTGTGGTATGGAAGCCGTCCGATAAGCAGGCTTACTCTGCACACGTTATTATGGAAGTTTTCAAAGAAGCTGGTGTACCAGACGGTGTAATCAACATGATCTTCACTGATGGTAAAGAAACAGCAGAAAGAGTATTGGCTCACCCTGATTTTGCAGGTCTTCACTTCACAGGTTCTACAAAAGTATTCCAGGGAATGTGGAAAATGATTGGTGACAATATCCACAACTATAAATCTTACCCAAGAATCGTTGGTGAAACAGGTGGTAAAGACTTTGTAATGGCTCACCCTTCTGCTGATGTTGATGCTTTGGCTACAGCATTGGTACGTGGTGCTTACGAATACCAGGGACAAAAATGTTCTGCAGCTTCCAGAGCTTACGTTCCTAAATCTATCTGGAAAGATGTGAAGAAGGTAATGGAAAAGCAAATAAAGACTATTAAAGTAGGTACAACTGAAGATCCATCTAACTTTGTAAATGCAGTAATCGACAGAAATTCTTTCGATAAGTGTAAAGGTTACATCGACAGAGCTGAGAAAGCTAAAGATGCTGAAGTAGTTATCGGTGGTAAGTGCGATGATAAGAAAGGTTACTTTGTACACCCGACTGTTATCGAAACTACAAATCCTCACTATGAAAGTATCGAGCAGGAGATCTTCGGACCAATCTTAACAGTTTATGTATATGAGGACAAAAAATGGGCTGAAACACTTGAATTAGTAGACAGCACTTCTCCATATGCGTTAACAGGTTCTATTTTCTCTCAGGATCGTTATGCCATCAATGAAGCTTACAAAGTATTGGAGAATGCAGCAGGTAACTTCTATATCAATGATAAACCAACAGGTGCCGTAGTAGGTCAGCAGCCTTTCGGTGGTAGCCGTGCATCTGGTACTAACGATAAAGCAGGATCTAAAATGAACCTTCTTCGTTGGGTATCTGCAAGAAGTATTAAAGAAACTTTTGTTCCGGCAAAAGACTACAAATACCCTTATTTAGGTTAATATTCAACCAGATATATAATGAAAGCCTCGGATTTCCGGGGCTTTTTCTGTTTTAATAAAAAGGTTATAAAGGTTATGTATGTTATGAAGTTATAACTGTTAGTTGCAAAAGAGTAAATGTGTTGAATCGGCCAAGGGAATTATATTTAACACTAAGGCACAAGTGGTTTTTATTTTTTGCACGTTATTGAAGGCATAAAATTGCTTTGCAAAAGTTTATTTTCTATAGCCTTGGCAAGGTTTAAAACCCTGACAAGGCTTGGTCTTTTAAAATCCTGCTTATTGGTATAGTAATTTGTGCCCTTGTGTTTTAGCTAGCTGTTAATGTTAGTGATGACCACTAAAAAATTAACTGCCTTAATATCTTAATGATAGAAGTATTTTTAGTTTTTCTAATTGTATTCTTAAACTTTTGGCTTGATCCAAAAGTTACAAAAGCTCAAGCCTTGGTTTCTCGGCGGTCAAACTGGCTTTCAATCTCTAAAATGCTCAGAACTCGCTATGCTCAAACAATGATCATTTTTTAATGAGATTTTCAAGCTTTTGACACTCGCCTGCAAAACCGAAGGCGTTTTTAAATATTGAGTTTGGAATGGAGTGTAAGAGCTGCTAAGGCTTAGTGATGACCACTAAAAACTTGACTGTCTTAATATCTAAATGGTGAAAGTAATTTTACCTTCAGGTGAAATCTTTGTTTTCTAAAAATGATGTTGTATCAAGATTTCTTTTGTGTCTTTTGTGGTTAAATAAATAAGGTTAGAACTTATAACGCTTTACCTTCAAAAGGCTGTACGCCATACGTATTCTTTACTTCAGCCATTACAAAAGTACTATGTGTGTTTCCGATACTGGTAAGTGATCCCAGTTTGTTGAAAACAAAATCCTGATAATGCTTCATATCCCGTGCATGAACTTTTAGCAGGAAATCATAATCACCGGAAACATTATAACATTCCACCACTTCATCAATATTGTGAATGTCATCAACGAAAGTATGACCAATATTACGGTCATGCTGCTTCAGGCGGATATTGCAAAAAACAATAAGTCCCTGATTCAGTTTCTCAGCATCCAGAATGGCAATATACTTCTTGATATATCCTTCTTTTTCCATTCGTCTGATTCTTTCAAAAACCGGAGAAGGTGACAGGTTTACCTGTGCCGCCAATTCCTTTACGGTAAGTTTAGAGTCATTATGAAGGATTTTCAGCAGGCGTAAATCAGTATGATCCAGTTGAAGCATAGAATAATTTTTGGTTAAAGGTACAATATTTTGCTATTAAAAGAATAATATTCTGTATAAATGTTATTTGTAATTTATTATACTGAATTTTATATGTTATTATGGGATATAAATTGGCTAAACTAACTTTGTGAAAAATAAAAATAGATCTGTAGAAACTGGTTTTATTTAATAGTAAATGAAAAGGGAATCATGTGAAAATCATGAGCTGTCGCGCAACTGTGAATACCTTACAAAGTTTTATCCACGATCCACTGTGTATACGGGAAGGAGGATAAAATGGTATAAGTCAGGAGACCTGCCAATTTCTGAACAGGCAACTACTCTCGCGATTTGGAGTTGTGGTCTTACAGTACTTTAGTTTGTGGAGTATCCACGGGCAATGGACTTATACTGCTGCTTACGGCCTATGGGCGTGTGAGAGTTGTCTGGCTGTAAATGCAGGAGATAACTAATAAAATATAATAAAATGCAAACACACAACCTGGGTTACCCGCGTATCGGGAAAAAGCGAGAGCTGAAAAAAGCCTGTGAACAGTATTGGTCCGGAAAGATTATTCAGAAAGAATTACTGGATGTAAGCCGCAGAATTATCAATGAAAATCTGAAATTACAACAGGAAGCAGGTATAGACCTTATTCCGGTTAACGATTTTTCGTTTTACGATCATGTATTGGATATGACGCTTACTTTGGGAGCTATTCCGCAGCGCTATCACGATGTAATCCTGAATAAGGCAAACAACGAACTGGATCTTTATTTTGCAATGGCGCGTGGTTACCAGAAAGATGGCCTGGATATCACAGCTATGGAGATGACAAAATGGTTTGATACCAACTATCATTATATTGTGCCGGAGTTCAGTAAAGGACAGAGTTTTAAATTATTCTCCAACAAGATTATCAATGAGTTTATAGGTGCCAGGCAGATAGGAATAAATGCTAAGCCTGTAATATTAGGACCGGTTTCTTATTTATTATTAGGGAAAGAAAAAGAAGAAGGTTTTGAAAAATTGGATCTCATTGATAATCTGTTGCCGGTATATCTGGAAATACTGAAATCATTACAATCTCACGGAGCGGAATATATACAAATCGATGAACCTTTCCTGGTGCTGGATCTTACAGATAAAGCAAAAGAAGTTTATACTGCTGTATATACTAAAATTCAGAAAGAACTTCCGAATCTTAAGATTATCCTGACTACTTATTTTGAAGGACTGGAAGACAATCTGCCTTTAGCATTGTCCTTACCTGTGGACACACTGCATGTGGATTTGGTGAGAAAGCCCGAACAATTAGAAAATATATTGGCAGCTATACCGGAAAATCTGAAACTTTCTCTGGGGGTTGTGGACGGAAGAAATATCTGGAAGAATGATTTTGAAAGTTCACTTCAATTCATCCGAAAAGCAAAAGAACAATTAGGTGAGGAACGCATTCTGATAGCACCATCCAGTTCATTGCTGCATGTGCCATATGATTTGGATCTGGAAACAAAAGAAGAAAGCTTACCAGCGGAAATAAAGCAATGGATGGCTTATGCAAAGCAGAAGATAAAAGAAGTAGCACTACTAAGAGATTTATCCTCAGAAAATCCTTCTGCTGAAAGCTTAGTTGCTTTCGGGGAGAATAAAAAGGCTATAGAAAATAAAAGACTTTCGACGCTGATTCACGATGCGAAAGTGCAACAGCAAATGTATGCTTTGGATGCTGTACCGGTATCCCGCCAATCTGCCTTTGCGCAACGTAAAGTACAGCAGCAGGAAATACTAAAATTGCCACTCTTCCCAACTACAACAATCGGTTCTTTTCCACAGACAAAAGAAGTGAGAAGCTGGAGGGCACAGTTTAAAAAAGGAGAAATATCTGCTGAACGTTATACAGACCTTTTAAAAGAAGAAACGAAAAATACCATCCAACGTCAGGAGAAAATAGGTATTGATGTATTGGTACACGGAGAATTTGAGAGAAATGATATGGTGGAGTACTTCGGGGAGCAGCTGAAAGGTTTTGCTTTTACCGAAAACGGATGGGTACAGAGTTATGGAAGTCGTTGTGTAAAACCACCGGTAATTTATGGTGATGTTTCGCGCCCGGAGCCTTTAACGGTATTCTGGTCCCAGTATGCACAGTCTTTAACTTCTAAATGGGTAAAAGGAATGCTTACAGGTCCGGTAACGATATTACAATGGAGTTTTGTTAGAAATGACCAATCACGTAAAGATACCGCGAATCAAATTGCATTGGCTATCCGCGATGAGGTGCTAGATCTGGAAAAAGCAGGAATCAGAATTATTCAGATTGATGAACCTGCAATAAGAGAAGGCTTGCCACTGAGAAAGAAAGATGCTGCAGCATACCTGAAATGGGCTGTTCTGGCATTCCGTATTTCTGCATCTTCTGTAAAAGACGATACACAAATTCATACTCATATGTGCTATTCTGAATTCAACGATATTATCAATCATATTGCGGATATGGATGCAGATGTAATTACGATAGAATGTTCCCGTTCTCAGATGGAATTACTGGATGCATTTGCTGATTTTGAATATCCGAATGATATAGGACCTGGTGTTTATGATATCCATGCACCACGTGTACCATCGAAAGAAGAAATGGTAAAGCTTCTGGAAAAGGCTGCCAAAGTTATTCCTTCCAGTCAGCTTTGGGTAAATCCGGACTGTGGTTTAAAGACCAGAGGTTGGGATGAAACTGAAAAAGCACTGATTGAAATGGTTAATGCTGCGAAAGAAATGCAAAAGGAATTTGCATCAATAGTTTAATTTTTAAGTTTCAGATAGGGATAATGTCAGAGATGTATATTACATTTGTTAATGTTTAAAAGAAATATTGAAAATGAAAAAACTAATCTCTACATTATTCCTGTTTATAGAATTACTGGCTTTTGCCCAGGCCGGAATAAAATTTGATGATGGAAATTTTTCCAGTTTATTAGCGAAGGCCAAAAAAGAAAATAAGCTTATTTTTCTGGATGCTTATGCCAGCTGGTGTGGTCCATGTAAACTAATGGCAAAAAATATCTTTACACTACAATCTGTTGGCGACTATTATAACAGCCATTTTGTAAATGCTAAAATGGATATGGAGAAAGGTGAGGGTGTTGAATTGGCAAAGAAATATAATGTAAAAGCTTATCCTACTTATTTGTTTATAAACGGAGACGGAGAAATTGTTCACCGTGTATTAGGATATGTTGAAGAAAAACCTTTCATTCAGTTTGCTAAAGATGCTGAAGATCCTAAAAGAAATATAGGTGCTCTAAAAGCTAGATTTGAAAAAGGAGATACTGATCCTGAATTTCTTAGAAATCTGGCGATGTTAACCATTTATGAAGATGCTAATTTTTCGGGAAAGGTAACAAAGAAATACTTTGAGGTAAAGTCTGATAAAGCTTTTTCTCAGGAAGATATCCAGTTGCTTTTATCAGGATTAATGAATACAGAAGATCCGAGATATGAAATCTTCAAAAACAAAAAAGAAGAGATTGTAAAAATATTGCCGGTTGCTCAATATGAAGCATTTGATAAAAATATCAAAATGAATACTATTATTAAAAAGGCATACAATCCGGATACTAAAACCTTAAATACAGAATACTTCCTTACAGAAACAGAGAAAGCCTTCGGAAAAGAGCAGGCTGAAAAAATGTTGGTAAGAGTAAAAGCAAGTTATGCACTGAAGAATAAAGATTATGCTACTTACGAAAAACTAACTTTGGAGCAGTATAAAGATTTTTCTAAAGCCAATGCAAATGAACTTAATTCTGCTGCATGGAACTTCTTCGAGAATGTTAAAGATAAAAAGTCTTTGCAGACAGCAATCCTTTGGGCGCAGGAATCTGTGAAGAAAGATGAAAGCTATGCCAATACTGATACTTTAGCTAATCTTTATAATAAAGTTGGAGACAAAAAGAATGCTAAATTATGGGCTGAGAAGTCGGTTGAGTTAGCAA is a window of Elizabethkingia anophelis R26 DNA encoding:
- a CDS encoding aminopeptidase P family protein, producing MTSKEKIAALRSAMHNNNIDAFIVYSADPHMSEYLPQEWQERSWLSGFTGSAGFVVITKDKAGLWTDGRYFTQAPIELEGSGIDLFKDGIEGTPNYIDWIISEIPAGGKVAVNALATSHSNWEALDAKFSAKNISLTDLPLLKEIWTDRGTPAKNPIYVHPVERAGQSVQDKIAAIRQKMEDQHADVHIISSLDDVAWTLNLRGSDVQSNPVFLGYIVLSKNDAILFTDLEKLDTEARRQMDDAGVKMMPYDEFFNHLKQIKQQNILVSPNSNQSVFDTLKDANTFIKAAVPGNLMKAQKNEAELEGFRTVMVRDGVAMVKFLYWLTHQAGKEPMNEYSIGEKLRGFRAEGANFVGESFSSIIGYKGNGAIIHYSAKAEGSKEVTNDSSILVDSGGQYLEGTTDITRSLALGAVTDEFKKDSTLVLQGMIRLSMVKFPKGTRGVQLDAFARLPLWMAGKDYNHGTGHGVGSFMNVHEGPQSIRKDLNPQELLPGMVLSNEPGYYVVNQYGIRHENLIAVREAEKTEWNTFYEFETLTLCPFFKDTIVKDILSADEIQWLNSYHKTCEEKLAPHLEGEVKNWFLELVSPL
- the pruA gene encoding L-glutamate gamma-semialdehyde dehydrogenase; its protein translation is MSKAISQVPFAQNEPVKTYAPGSEEVKSLIATYKKMYAEELEIPMVIGGKNVTTKEKVTIHPPHDHKHTVGFYHQGTMKHVDEAIKAALAAKKQWNDLGWEQRAAIFLKAADLIAGPYRDRINAATMIGQSKNVHQAEIDAACELIDFLRFNVEFMTELYAEQPVSDAGIWNRAEYRPLEGFCFAVTPFNFTAISANLPSCMALMGNVVVWKPSDKQAYSAHVIMEVFKEAGVPDGVINMIFTDGKETAERVLAHPDFAGLHFTGSTKVFQGMWKMIGDNIHNYKSYPRIVGETGGKDFVMAHPSADVDALATALVRGAYEYQGQKCSAASRAYVPKSIWKDVKKVMEKQIKTIKVGTTEDPSNFVNAVIDRNSFDKCKGYIDRAEKAKDAEVVIGGKCDDKKGYFVHPTVIETTNPHYESIEQEIFGPILTVYVYEDKKWAETLELVDSTSPYALTGSIFSQDRYAINEAYKVLENAAGNFYINDKPTGAVVGQQPFGGSRASGTNDKAGSKMNLLRWVSARSIKETFVPAKDYKYPYLG
- a CDS encoding Lrp/AsnC family transcriptional regulator, with the protein product MLQLDHTDLRLLKILHNDSKLTVKELAAQVNLSPSPVFERIRRMEKEGYIKKYIAILDAEKLNQGLIVFCNIRLKQHDRNIGHTFVDDIHNIDEVVECYNVSGDYDFLLKVHARDMKHYQDFVFNKLGSLTSIGNTHSTFVMAEVKNTYGVQPFEGKAL
- the metE gene encoding 5-methyltetrahydropteroyltriglutamate--homocysteine S-methyltransferase — translated: MQTHNLGYPRIGKKRELKKACEQYWSGKIIQKELLDVSRRIINENLKLQQEAGIDLIPVNDFSFYDHVLDMTLTLGAIPQRYHDVILNKANNELDLYFAMARGYQKDGLDITAMEMTKWFDTNYHYIVPEFSKGQSFKLFSNKIINEFIGARQIGINAKPVILGPVSYLLLGKEKEEGFEKLDLIDNLLPVYLEILKSLQSHGAEYIQIDEPFLVLDLTDKAKEVYTAVYTKIQKELPNLKIILTTYFEGLEDNLPLALSLPVDTLHVDLVRKPEQLENILAAIPENLKLSLGVVDGRNIWKNDFESSLQFIRKAKEQLGEERILIAPSSSLLHVPYDLDLETKEESLPAEIKQWMAYAKQKIKEVALLRDLSSENPSAESLVAFGENKKAIENKRLSTLIHDAKVQQQMYALDAVPVSRQSAFAQRKVQQQEILKLPLFPTTTIGSFPQTKEVRSWRAQFKKGEISAERYTDLLKEETKNTIQRQEKIGIDVLVHGEFERNDMVEYFGEQLKGFAFTENGWVQSYGSRCVKPPVIYGDVSRPEPLTVFWSQYAQSLTSKWVKGMLTGPVTILQWSFVRNDQSRKDTANQIALAIRDEVLDLEKAGIRIIQIDEPAIREGLPLRKKDAAAYLKWAVLAFRISASSVKDDTQIHTHMCYSEFNDIINHIADMDADVITIECSRSQMELLDAFADFEYPNDIGPGVYDIHAPRVPSKEEMVKLLEKAAKVIPSSQLWVNPDCGLKTRGWDETEKALIEMVNAAKEMQKEFASIV
- a CDS encoding thioredoxin family protein, whose protein sequence is MKKLISTLFLFIELLAFAQAGIKFDDGNFSSLLAKAKKENKLIFLDAYASWCGPCKLMAKNIFTLQSVGDYYNSHFVNAKMDMEKGEGVELAKKYNVKAYPTYLFINGDGEIVHRVLGYVEEKPFIQFAKDAEDPKRNIGALKARFEKGDTDPEFLRNLAMLTIYEDANFSGKVTKKYFEVKSDKAFSQEDIQLLLSGLMNTEDPRYEIFKNKKEEIVKILPVAQYEAFDKNIKMNTIIKKAYNPDTKTLNTEYFLTETEKAFGKEQAEKMLVRVKASYALKNKDYATYEKLTLEQYKDFSKANANELNSAAWNFFENVKDKKSLQTAILWAQESVKKDESYANTDTLANLYNKVGDKKNAKLWAEKSVELAKKSGEDATETQKLLDSLKK